Sequence from the Oceanococcus atlanticus genome:
ACCGGCGACATTCACCTTGAAACAGCGCGCGCCATTCTTGCGCTGCGGTAACAGCGTGTCCGCAGACGGGGCCCTGCCCGAGAGTGCCAACTCGGTGCAGCCACCAAAGACGTATTTGAGCCAGTTGTCCTGCGCCTGTTGCGGCGTGCCGTCGGGCGCCTTGGTAAGACGGTCTGGCACGTAACCGGCAAAGGTGGATGCAAAGGCGGCGTACAAACGCTGCAAGCCGAGCCCGCTTGCTTGCTTGAGCCCGCGGTCCAGCCATTGCCCATCTGCAGGGCCGGATGCCCGATCGTTCAGGGGCTGACTCAAGACCGTCGTCAGGTAGCTGTAGTCAGGGGTGATCGGCTTCAGGCCTGCGCGGCCATTCGTCTTGCTCGCCGCCATATGCTCGGCGACGTAACGCCAGAAGGAGGACGTCCGATAGTCTTCCTGGGCTTCTTTGCTGGTGTCGACCTGCCAAAGGGTCTTGTAATAGGGCCTGCCGCCGAGCCGGAAGCCATCCTTCTTGACCTTGTGCAGATCAACACCAGCCAAGGTGCGAGCGGCCTCCATGCCGACGGCCTGTGCCTGGCCCTCCAGAATCCACTCACGATTGTCGACTTGCTCGTAGCTTAAGTAGGCATATTGAACGTTGTGAAAAAGCTCGTGGGCCAAATGGTCATACATGGGCCGCGCGGGCTTGCCATCGACGACGGCGCGGGACAAGTCTGCAATGAGAATTGATGAGCTATCTTTGCGCGGGGCAGCCTTGGCGATCTTGTCGTCATCGGCATAATCGTAGACATTGACCCGATATGCCTGACCGCCATGCTTACCCTTCACGGTGGACAGGTTCGGCGCCCTGAAGCCCATGGATCGGTAATAGTCAGCGACCTTCGAAAGGTAGCACTCAAATTCAGCTATCGCCTTCTTTTGGTCGGTGCTGTAGCCAGTGAATGGATTCAGGGCGTCAAGCGGCGAACTGGTGCTGGGGTCGTCGTCCTCGAACACGAATTCCATGATGGGCCATTCGGCTGACGACGCCGGCAAATCACATTCGTCTGCCCACGCTGGCAAATTAAACCCAACAGTCAGGCAAGAAACCAGCAGGCTGCTCTTGAGTGGCTTCAGTATGGGCATGCTTCCACCCCCTGATTTAGCCAACTGTTGAGTTGGCTTCTGAGTGCGTTTTGCCTTCGACATGTGATCGATGGCTTTTCGTAAACAGCCCGACAGGCTCTGCCGTCCTTGTCAGCTTGCAGCCACGAGCAGGTGCATTATTAGCGCGAGAAACTTGCCAAAGGCTAAATACCTTTACTGGCCGCGTCCAGTGATTTGGTGTGTTCATTGCGTAGCAGAGGGGGGATGAAAAACGCCGACAAGACCACCGCTAAGTTTTCAGGTGCCTGGCGGTGAGCAGCACGCAGACCAGTCGCCAGTTCGCACGTGGTGTCGACATCTGGCACAAGGATGGTGAGAAAAACGGCAGGCTAGGCCTTTGTGGTCTAGAAGGCGTAAAGCCTGCTTGGAATCCGCCCATCTTTATCGCACCAGCGCTGGATGCTCGTCACCCGTAAAGCACTTGATGCTTTAGCTGAACATGGCTCTGGGCGGCAGGGGTTCGCTCAGGCGGTGGAGCTGATCGCCGGCGAGTAAGTGCGGCGTGGGACGCTAAATAAGGCAGAATTGAACGTCCTATTGAAGCAAGACCTCGTACCATGACAGCGCCCTTGATCCTGCATCACTATGACGAGTCGCCGTACGCTGAGAAAATCAGACTGATGTTGGGGTTCACTGGGCTCAAGTGGCAGTCTCTGATTGCGCCCATCCAGCCGCCTCGCCCACACCTGGATGAGCTGACAGGTGGGTACCGGCGTATACCTGTGGCTCAGATGGGGGCTGATGTGTTTTGTGATACCGCCATCATCACGCAGGAGATCGTCGCATTGAGCGGTGAAAAAAGGCTTGATGTGAATGCCATGGATCAGGATGCGCTTGCGTTGATGCAAGAAGCTGAAAGAGAGATTTTCTTCGCGGCTATTGCTTCGGTATCGCCGCTCAAACTCTTGACCACGCTGTTGGTTGGGATGGGGCCGGTCGGCATGTTTCGCTTCGTGGCTGATCGGGTGCGGCTCATGAAAGGGGCATCTGTACGCCCAGCTCAAGGCGCTCAGGCCAAGGTGCTATTTGCCAGGCATCTCGATACCTTGGAAGTCCGCCTTGCCCATCAAGCCTGGGTGACAGGAGATGAGCCCGCGCTCGCGGACTTTGCCGTCTACCACCCGCTTTGGCTGAACATGAGCTGTTCACGAAGTGGGCCGCCCGGCGGTCCGCGGGTGCGCGACTGGTTCGAGCGCATGACCCGCATTGGGCATGGTCATCGCGAAGAAATCGATGCGGATGCCGCGTGGTCCGCGGCGCGCAATGTTGAGCCGCGTCCTTTGCCCGCCCACAACGCAGACAGTGAATTCGCGGTGGGGAGGCGGGTTCAGGTTGCCCCCACGGACTATGGTGTTGTTGCGGTGACTGGAGAGCTCGCCTGCGTGAACGATGAACGCATTGTTTTGCGCCGGGCAACAAGTGCTCTTGGCCTTGTGCACGTGCACTTTCCCCGGCAGGGTTACGCGCTTAGCGCGACCCCATAGGTCGCTTAATTACGGGCGATTTTGTGGCCACTGCATCCAAAGCGGTTAAACATCCGTAAAGAGGGGGTCTATCCGAAGGAGACTCCCATGCGACGTTCGCAGTTCCTGGTGGCCGCATTCGCCACAACCCTTGCGCTTCCCGCGCTGTCATCCAGTCATCGCGAGGCGCCGTTCATCACGGAAATGCCTAAAGTTGATGGCACTGATTTCTACATGTTTCGGAGCTACGAGCCCGGGCGTGAAGGCTTTGTGACCCTGATTGCAAACTACCTGCCATTGCAGGATGCATACGGTGGGCCAAACTATTTCAATCTGGACCCGCAGGCCATCTACGAGATTCACATCGACAACGATGGGGATGCGATTGAAGATCTGACCTTCCAGTTCGACTTCGATCTGAGCTTTACACCCGCGGTGCTTGATATTGATGGTGCCCAGATCAGCGTACCCCTGATCAATATCGGTCCGATTGGGCCCGATGCCGCGGATACCGACTTCGTGGGGGTTAAAGAGAGTTATCAGCTCAGAATGATCTCGGGTGATCGTCGCACCGGTACCAGCACGTTGGCGGAAAACTCCGAGCTGGGTGGTAGCGAGTTTGCAAAGCCGGTAGACAATATCGGCACAAAGAGTTTTAGTGATTATGCCGCTTACGCGGATGACCATATTTGGGACATATCTATTCCTGGCTGCGGCCAGGGGCGCGTATTCGCCGGTCAACGAGCCGAAGGTTTTGTAGTCAACCTTGGCGAAGTTTTCGATCTGGTCAATCTCAATCCTTTCGGGCCTCGAGATGGACGCAGTAATGTGATTGGGAACACCAACATCACGAGCCTGGCACTGGAGTTGCCGATCAGCTGTCTGACGGGTGGCCAGGGGGCGATCATCGGTGCCTGGACAACGGCGAGCTTGCCGCAGGGCCGTATCCTGAATCCGGCAACGCAGGCGCCGGCTAACGCTGACTCGAACACCGGGCCTGCGGTAGAAGGAGGCGCGCCCGTTCAGGTTTCTCGCCTGGGCTCGCCTTTGGTCAATGAGGTCGTGATCGGCCTGGATCGCAAAGATGCGTTTAACGCCAGTGAGCCCAAGGACGACCTTAACCAGTTCGCAGCTTTCGTGACCAACCCCAGCCTGCCGGTTCTGCTCGATATCCTGTTTAATGAAGGGGGCGGTGAACTGGTTCCGGCAACACCTCGCAACGATCTTGTCGCTGCCTTTGTGACAGGGATTACCGCTGATGTGAATGGTTCAAGCTTCAACTTCACTCAGCCACAGAATCAGTCTGGGGTCGGCGAGATGCTGCGCTTAAACACTGCCGTGCCTGCCACCGCGCGGGCTGACCAGAGTGACCTGGGCTTTCTGGCTTGCGATCTAAGTGGTTTCCCGAACGGTCGCCGCCCGATTGATGACGTGGTGGATATTGCACTGAACGTTGTTCTTGGTGCCGTTGATGGGACCAATCAGAACAGTTTGCAGACCTGCGATGTTTCTGGCCCTGAACCTGTCGTGGTGAACGCTGGCGCCGTGGCCAACGACGGAGCCAAGCCTGATCCGTCAGCGTATCTGGAGCGCTTCCCCTACCTGGCACCGCCGTTTGCTGGAGCGGGCGCATGAGCCGGCTAACACTGATGGCTGTGGCCGTCATGTTTGTGGCGGCATGCGAGACCAATGATCAACTGTCCGGAGTGCCTGAGCCCACGCCGGCAGTTGTGGCATTTGATGAGTTATTGCTTGAGTTGGTTGACCCCACCAACACGTCATTGGAGCCGGTGAGTATCGAAACGACACAATTCGATTTTCCTGAGGATGACTCAGCATTTTCGGACGTGTTCCAGTGAGTAGGGTTGTCAGAAGTATCAGGAGGGCCGCGATTCTCGCGGCTCTTCTTTTTGCGCCGTTGGCAGCAAAGGCTGGCGCTGTGCATGGACACGGCAACCTGAAATTGCCTTCGGGTGTTCACGCTGATCTGGCCGAAGCCATGCGTGCGCAGCATGAACACGATTTTGTAAGTGCACGACGCTTGCTCAAGCGCCACCTGGATGCACATCCTGGTGATCCACAAGCGTTGCTGGTGCTGTCTGCGGTTGAAGCTGCAACGGGGCACTGGTCGCGGGCGCGTGCGAGCTGCGCCCCGCTGAGTACGCAGATGCCCGACTGGATCGTCGCGGCGTGCCTTGGTCAGGTTGCCTCCGGAGAAGATGAGATCCGCGCGACCCTGTCCATTCTGGAGAACATCCCAGAAGATCACACCGATGCTAGCGCGCTGTGGGCGCGAGACATCAAGAGCGAGCTCAAACATCGTCTTGCGCACAGGCAGTGGCGGCCACATGCGCCGCACCAGTCACAGGCTGAAGATGTTCAGAAAAACAATGCTCAGCAAATCTCGCCACGATAGTAGCGTTCGGTGCGAGGTCTTAAAGACCAAATGCAATGGACATGGAGACAATACGAGCGTGAAACAGCTTACGGCTTTCACTCGATCCTTCGCCGCTCTGACCATCGCGCTGTTCAGCACTGTCGCCCTGTGTGGCGGATTGCCTGCAACGCAACTTGAGAATGTCACCGTCATCGGCGAATCCTCGGATGCTTTAGGAGCAGTCAGCGCCTCTCAAGGCGTGGTCCTGCAAGAGCAATTGGCGGCGCGTCCCATAACGCGGATGGCGGAATTGCTTGAGTTCATTCCGGGCATGATCGCCACGCAGCACAGCGGTGAAGGCAAGGCGAATCAATACTTCTTGCGTGGCTTCAATCTGGACCACGGTACGGATTTCGCCACCTTTGTTGAGGGTATGCCCGTCAACATGCGGTCTCATGGGCACGGTCAGGGCTATTCGGACATCAACTTTGTAATTCCGGAGATGGTCGAGAGCCTGAGCTACAGAAAAGGCCCTTACTACGCTGATGTCGGGGACTTTGCTGCTGCAGGCAACGCGCAATTTCGATTGCGTCGCACGCTGGATGCGAATCAGCTCAGTCTCGCTGGTGGCGAGGACGGCTTTGCAAGAGCCATGATGGCTGGCGCTCCGCGTTTGGCTGATGGGACGCTGCTGATGGCGGTAGATGCCACCCGCTACGATGGCCCCTGGGTATTGGATCAGAACTTGAGTAGTTTGAAGCTGTTGGCCCGATACGCTGAAAAAACATCGCAGCGCGACCTTCACCTGACATTGATGGCTTACGACAGCGAATGGGATGCCACTGATCAAATCCCGCTCCGGGCGGTGCGCGCTGACCTCATTTCACCCCTGGGTGCGATTGATCCAACGGTTGGCGGCAAGACGTCACGTTACAGCGTGTCATTTGGCTTGCAACAGGAAGAAGGCGTTGGGCATTGGGCGCTGGATGTCTATGCCATCCGTTACGATTTGCAACTGTTCTCCAACTTCACCTATTTCCTTGAGGATACGCAGAACGGTGATCAGTTTGAGCAGCTTGATCGTCGGCAAATCTACGGTGCCTCAGCGCACCGTCATCTGCCCATCGATCAGGGCATCATGTCTGGGTTGCTCGTGCTTGGCGCAGATTTGAGACACGATGCGATTGGGGATGTCGGGCTGTTCTCCACGCAAGCGCGGCAGCGCCTGAGCACCGTGCGTCTGGACAAGGTTGACGAAACCAGCCTTGGCGTATTTACCGAATGGCAGATGCCATTAACGGACACGCTGCGTATCGTTGCGGGTGTGAGGGCAGACACCTACCGCTTTGATGTGCGTTCGGATACGCCTGACAATTCCGGTTCAACCAGCGATACCATCGTCGCACCAAAGTTCAGCCTGACCTGGTCGGTAGCGCCGCGTATTGAGTTGTTTGCCAACTTGGGGCGTGGTTTCCACAGCAACGATGCGCGCGGAACGGTGATTCGGGTTGATCCGGCTGATGACAACTTCGCCCAGGTTAGGCCTGTGCAGCCGCTGGTGGCTGCGGATGGCGCGGATCTAGGCGCGGTCTGGCGACCAAGCGAGAAACTTCAGGCCTCGCTGAGCCTGTGGGCACTTGAGCTTGATTCCGAGCTGGTTTACGTGGGTGATGGTGGTGCGACGGAAGCCTCTGATGCCAGTCAGCGTTACGGCATCGAAGCTGCGGCGTACTTCCGCCCATTTTCACGGGTTGTCGCCGATATCGATTACGCGTGGTCACATGCCCGCTTCGATATCGATAGCCCGGCTGACCGCATACCTGGCGCCGTCGAGCACGTGGTGTCAGCCGGGCTGGGGCTCAGCGACTTTCAGGGGTGGTCGGCTGGTGTGCGTGTGCGTTATCTGGGCAAAGCGCCGTTGATCGAAGACAACAGCGTGCGCTCGGATTCCACCACGGTCGTCAATCTTGAGGTCGGATATCGCTTGCATGAACGCGCGAAGCTGGAACTTGGCTTGTATAACGTTTTGGACAGCAGCGATGCCGATATCACGTACTTCTATGCATCACAGCTCGAAAACGAAAACAGTGCGGTGGAGGATATTCATTTCCATCCGGTTGAGCCACGGCAAGTGCGGTTGCGTCTGGACTGGCGATTTTAGAGCCGCGCTGACGCTGGGGAGTATCCAGGGTTTTCAACCTGGACGGGTGTGGAACCTTTCCTGGGAGTTGTTCGTGCTCCTTCTTATCCGCGTGCTAGATCGATCGTCAGGCGAACACCAGCTTGACCCTGGCGATATCGGATCGAAGCGGCATGGTGATTCGGCTTCCGGCACGCGGAAACTCGTCGGGTTAGAGACCCGTTGGCGAAAATCTAGGAAAGGATTTGCATGAATCACTCACTCGCGCGCTTGCTGAAAACGAGCGCTTTCGCTTCGCTTGCCATGGTCACCTCGGCCCAGGCTCTTGGTCCACTGTCGCTGAACAGCGCTCTGTTCAATGCGATCGATACGCAGGTGGCCCACGCCACCACAGCCACCCTGGCCATCGTTCATCCCGCTGAGGGCATTGAGCTGGATGCGGTGATTGCTGCAGCTCAGACGGTGGGGCTGGATATCAACGGCGTGTTCGACAACATCGGCGTATTTGGCGCCACCGGCACGGCCAGTCTGTTTCAGGCGCTGGCCCTGACCGGTCTGGTCTCGCGGGTCGAATACAACCAGCCGCTGCAGTACCTGCTGGATACCTCGCACCAGGCCACCGGCGGTCAGAATGTGCTCAATGGTGCTGTTGGCGGTGTGGCTTATGACGGCGCGGGCGTTGGTGTGGCTGTGGTCGACAGTGGCGTTGACGGCACCCATCCGGATCTGTCCGACCGCATGGGCGGTAACGTCAAACTCGTGCCGCTGACCGGTATCGCGATTCCGGTCACTGATTCAGACACCATCAGTGCGGGCGGTCATGGCACCCATGTGGCCGGCACGATTGCCGGGACCGGTGCGGCTTCCGACGGCATCTATCATGGCGCGGCACCCGGTGCCACGCTGTATGGCGTATCCGGCGGCACGGCGATCAGCATGCATGATGCGCTGGCGGGTCTGGAGTGGGTGCTGGATAACCATGATCAGGTCAGCCCGGCCATTCGTGTGGTGAACAACAGTTGGGGCGCCGGTGGTGGTGCCTATGACCCGGGCAGCGCAACCTCGGTTGCCACCCGTGCGCTGGTCGATGCCGGCGTGGTGGTGGTGTTTGCCGCTGGTAATGATGGTGGCGATGGTTCGGTTCAGAACACCAGCCCGACCTGTGTAGATCCGACGCCGGGTGTGATTTGTGTGGCGTCCTACAATGACCAGGACAGCGGCATTCAAAATGGACCGATGTCCGATTTTTCATCGCGTGGTCTGGCTGGTGCGGTGAACACCTATCCGGACATTGCCGCGCCTGGGGACGGCATTCTGTCGCCGTGCCGCCTGACCTTGCCGATTTGTCTGACCGGCACCAACGGCTCCAACGAGTACGCCACGATGTCCGGTACCTCGATGGCAGCGCCGCATATTGCGGGGATCGTCGCGCTGATGCTGCAGGCCAACCCGAGCCTGACGCCGGCACAGGTTGAAGACATTCTCGAAGACACCGCTCGACCGATCACAACGGGCGCGGCGTACCAGGCTGACCCAGCCAATCCGACGACGCCAACCTCGTTCGATAAGGGCCATGGTCTGGTCGATGTGTTTGCCGCAGTTGCGGAGGCACTTAACCGCTGATCGGCAGTGCTATCAGGATGAAAACGGCCCGCTTTACGCGGGCCGTTTGCTTTCTGCGCCAGGCGGGGTGATGGACGGTCTCAGGTTCAGCTCAGAGTCTTGAGTGCTACCGCGGTTAGGTACAGGCCGATGCCAAAGATGGCGTGCGTAGCAAGGCTGTGGGCGCGTGCCCGGCCGGGCTGGGGTGTCGCCCGGGCGGCAAGACCCGCGCCGAGGGCGGGTTGCATCAAGACAAAAGGCGCGGCCACGCTGGTTACTCCCAGTGTCAGTGCAGGCAAGAGCTTGGGGGTGTGCAGCCAGGTCGGGCCGGTAAAGCCGATCAGCAGCGCCGCAAAGGCGATGCCGATGAGGTAATGCATCGTCCAGCCGATGATCAGTTCACCTCGAATGGGTGTGGAGTCGCCGATGCGTTGATGACGAAACCGGCCGTGCGGCATGTGGCCAAACCAGCGTCCCACCAGTGCGTAATCCGGTTGCTGAATATGGAATATACGTAGACGCAGCCAGGCCCACAGATCAACGATCAGTGTGGCGCCAATGCCGAGCGCAATGACATGAAAGGTAACGCTCACGGTGTGTTTCCTGAACAAGGGCCCCGGTGGGGCAACAACATAAGCGTGTCACTTGAAGTCGGCTTTAGGTCAAGAGCCATCATTCATGGTCGGCATGCTGGAACGGGCACTGACGAAGTTTTCACATCGGCTTGGTGATGATGGTGATGTTCACTACGCCGGATAACACTATGTCGCTTGATTCCAGTACGCGGTCACTCCATCTGCAGCGTGTGCGCCACTTTTTTGCCGCCTCACCGCCGATCAGCCAAGAGACGGTTGAAATTGTGCTGCGCAGTTACCTGCATATTCCGGAATTCCTGATTGCCGAGGCGTTGCTCGAAGTTCAGCGTTGCCACAACACTCTGCAGGCGGCGTAGCGTCTACGCATACAAATCATGCGCAGGTGTCGCGCGAGGCTTGCATGATTTTGTAAGATGATCTCCTTAAAACCAAGATAAATGAGGAGATGTCCATGCCGAATTGTCGTGATCTCGGTTGGGTTTTTGTGGCCTATGTCGCGTGCGTTGCGGCTGCGTTGGGGGTGCTCTACGTGGTGCCGTGGCCGGCGCCGTGGGACGCCTTCGCCGCAGACATTGCGGCCACGGTTGTGATTTTCGGCTTCAGTCGCGGCTTACGAAATTCCAGCATGTACGACCCTTACTGGAGCGTTATTCCGCCCTTGCTGGCGGTGTACTGGATGTACAGCTACCCGGCAGCGATGGAGAGCGCACGGGCCTGGCTGGTGATGGGCTTGGTGTGGTTCTGGGCGATCCGGCTGACCGCCAACTGGACCGTCAACTGGCCCGGTCTGCATCACGAGGACTGGCGCTACCCCATGGTCCGTGAGGGCGCCGGCAAGGCGGCCATGTGGGCCGATCTTGGGGGCATTCACGTCTTTCCCACCGTGCAGGTTTTCCTCGGCTGTTTGCCGGTTTACGCGGTGATGCGCTTCGGCACAGGTCCGCTGGGCTGGCTGGATGCCGTGGCGTTTGCGCTGACCTTTGGCGCCATCCTGATCGAGATGTTCGCGGATTTGCAGCTGCATGCTTACCTGCGCCGGCGGCAGCCCGGCGGCATCATCAATGAAGGCTTGTGGGCGTGGTCGCGTCACCCGAATTATTTCGGTGAGGTCGCGTTCTGGTGGGGGCTGATGCTGTTTGGCCTGGTGGTGTCGCCACAGTCCTGGTGGTGGCTGGTGCCGGGGGCCTTGTCGATGACGGTGATGTTCGTGTTTGTGAGCATTCCGATGATGGACAAACGCAGCATGCAGCGCCGCCCGGCCTACGCAGAGCATATGCGTCAGGTTTCGGGGCTGGTGCCCTTGCCGCCGCGCCGCGCCTAGGTCTTGCGACCGTGCGCGCTGCGAAACTGGCCGGGCGAGATGCTCTGGTGCTGGCGGTCACCCTGGCCGCCTGGCACTGGGCTTTGCCTGCGGCGGGTGGTGGTGCGTCTGTGGTGATCAGTGTGCTGGTGGCCGCGATGACCGTGCTGTGTGGCTTTCTGGTGCATGAATGGGGTCACCTGCTGGGCGCGCGATTGCTGCGGGCGCGCGTTCATTTCCCTGACAGTCTGCTGGCCAGTCCGTTTCTGTTTCGTTTCGATACGTCGGTGAACAGTGCGCGTCAGTTCTGCGCCATGAGTCTGGGCGGCTTTGTGGCCAGCGGTCTGGTCGTGCTGGCCCTGATCCTGTGGCTGCCTCATGGTCATCTGGCCTCCACGCTGGCGCTGGTTTTCAGCGGGCTTGGCGTGCTGGCGACGCTGGTGATCGAATTTCCCGAGTTCTGGCGGGTGTTGCGGGGTGCGCCGCTGCCCGCTGGCGCAGCCTACGTTTCATCCGATGCATCCAGCGATTCGCGGTGAAGCAGGTGTGAAAAACACCATTAATCGGTGAAAAGCACCCGCGATGTTCATTTCTTCGTGGGTGAATTCAATAAAAACAGGAGCTTACATGTTGGCATGAGGCTTGATAGGTCGGTATGAAACTTATCTATCGGAGTGCGTCATGAACCTGTTTGTGAAAATGTCTGCTGTGGCTGCGTGCGTGGCACTGAGTTCCTGTGTGCTGGTGGTCAATGCCGGCGAGGCCCGTTACGACCAGCCGCGCGATGCCGACCGCAATTCGGTCAACCGTGACATCACTCTGCCGGCGGGCAGCTTTGTCGAGGACGTGTCATCGGTGAACGGCAACATCGACATCGGTGATACCAGCGTGGCGGAGTCGGTGACCTCGGTGAACGGTGATATCCGGATTGGCCAGCGCTGCCGCATTGAAAGCATTGAGTCGGTCAATGGCCGCATGCATGTCGGTGCGGGCAGTACCATCGGTGACGACATCGAAGTCGTGAACGGCGACATCGAACTGCTTGCCGAGGTGCGCATCGGCGGTGACATCAGCACCGTCAACGGCGCCTTGACGGCCACTGCAGCGACCGTTCGCGGCAGCGTTGAGACGGTCCACGGGCGGATCGATTTGCGTGACGGTACGCGTGTCGATGGCGGGCTGCATGTGGAGGATACCGGCAACAATCGCAAGCTCGCCAAGCGGGTGGTGATCGTGCTGGGCCAGGATGTTGTCGTGGCCGGTGAATCGGTGTTCGAGCGCCCGGTGGAGATTCACCAGCATGCCACCGCTAGTCTCGGTTCTTATCGCGGTGACGATGTGAAAATCATGCCGCTGGATTGAGCGATCAATCCAGCGTGACCACCACCGGCGCATGGTCTGAGGGGCGCTCAAGGCGACGCGGCGCCAGATCAACCCGACAATCGGTGCAGCGTGCGTCCAGCGCTGGCGTGATCAGGGTGTGGTCGATACGCAGCCCCAGATTGCGGCGAAAGCCGGCGGCGCGGTAATCCCACCAGGTGAAGCGGTCCTTGTTGTCGGCGGCACTTTCGTCGCCGTGATCAAAGCGCGTCCAGGGGTCGACCAGGCCCAGATCCAGCAGTTCTGTCAGCGCGGCGCGCTCCTCGTCCGAGCACAGAATCTTGCCTTCCCATTGTTCCGGGTCGTGGGTGTCGCAAGGCCGTGGTGCGATGTTGAAGTCGCCCATCAGCACCAGCTGTTCATGCTGCTGCA
This genomic interval carries:
- a CDS encoding glutathione S-transferase family protein gives rise to the protein MTAPLILHHYDESPYAEKIRLMLGFTGLKWQSLIAPIQPPRPHLDELTGGYRRIPVAQMGADVFCDTAIITQEIVALSGEKRLDVNAMDQDALALMQEAEREIFFAAIASVSPLKLLTTLLVGMGPVGMFRFVADRVRLMKGASVRPAQGAQAKVLFARHLDTLEVRLAHQAWVTGDEPALADFAVYHPLWLNMSCSRSGPPGGPRVRDWFERMTRIGHGHREEIDADAAWSAARNVEPRPLPAHNADSEFAVGRRVQVAPTDYGVVAVTGELACVNDERIVLRRATSALGLVHVHFPRQGYALSATP
- a CDS encoding tetratricopeptide repeat protein — protein: MHGHGNLKLPSGVHADLAEAMRAQHEHDFVSARRLLKRHLDAHPGDPQALLVLSAVEAATGHWSRARASCAPLSTQMPDWIVAACLGQVASGEDEIRATLSILENIPEDHTDASALWARDIKSELKHRLAHRQWRPHAPHQSQAEDVQKNNAQQISPR
- a CDS encoding TonB-dependent receptor, which produces MKQLTAFTRSFAALTIALFSTVALCGGLPATQLENVTVIGESSDALGAVSASQGVVLQEQLAARPITRMAELLEFIPGMIATQHSGEGKANQYFLRGFNLDHGTDFATFVEGMPVNMRSHGHGQGYSDINFVIPEMVESLSYRKGPYYADVGDFAAAGNAQFRLRRTLDANQLSLAGGEDGFARAMMAGAPRLADGTLLMAVDATRYDGPWVLDQNLSSLKLLARYAEKTSQRDLHLTLMAYDSEWDATDQIPLRAVRADLISPLGAIDPTVGGKTSRYSVSFGLQQEEGVGHWALDVYAIRYDLQLFSNFTYFLEDTQNGDQFEQLDRRQIYGASAHRHLPIDQGIMSGLLVLGADLRHDAIGDVGLFSTQARQRLSTVRLDKVDETSLGVFTEWQMPLTDTLRIVAGVRADTYRFDVRSDTPDNSGSTSDTIVAPKFSLTWSVAPRIELFANLGRGFHSNDARGTVIRVDPADDNFAQVRPVQPLVAADGADLGAVWRPSEKLQASLSLWALELDSELVYVGDGGATEASDASQRYGIEAAAYFRPFSRVVADIDYAWSHARFDIDSPADRIPGAVEHVVSAGLGLSDFQGWSAGVRVRYLGKAPLIEDNSVRSDSTTVVNLEVGYRLHERAKLELGLYNVLDSSDADITYFYASQLENENSAVEDIHFHPVEPRQVRLRLDWRF
- a CDS encoding DUF1295 domain-containing protein, coding for MPNCRDLGWVFVAYVACVAAALGVLYVVPWPAPWDAFAADIAATVVIFGFSRGLRNSSMYDPYWSVIPPLLAVYWMYSYPAAMESARAWLVMGLVWFWAIRLTANWTVNWPGLHHEDWRYPMVREGAGKAAMWADLGGIHVFPTVQVFLGCLPVYAVMRFGTGPLGWLDAVAFALTFGAILIEMFADLQLHAYLRRRQPGGIINEGLWAWSRHPNYFGEVAFWWGLMLFGLVVSPQSWWWLVPGALSMTVMFVFVSIPMMDKRSMQRRPAYAEHMRQVSGLVPLPPRRA
- a CDS encoding S8 family serine peptidase — its product is MNHSLARLLKTSAFASLAMVTSAQALGPLSLNSALFNAIDTQVAHATTATLAIVHPAEGIELDAVIAAAQTVGLDINGVFDNIGVFGATGTASLFQALALTGLVSRVEYNQPLQYLLDTSHQATGGQNVLNGAVGGVAYDGAGVGVAVVDSGVDGTHPDLSDRMGGNVKLVPLTGIAIPVTDSDTISAGGHGTHVAGTIAGTGAASDGIYHGAAPGATLYGVSGGTAISMHDALAGLEWVLDNHDQVSPAIRVVNNSWGAGGGAYDPGSATSVATRALVDAGVVVVFAAGNDGGDGSVQNTSPTCVDPTPGVICVASYNDQDSGIQNGPMSDFSSRGLAGAVNTYPDIAAPGDGILSPCRLTLPICLTGTNGSNEYATMSGTSMAAPHIAGIVALMLQANPSLTPAQVEDILEDTARPITTGAAYQADPANPTTPTSFDKGHGLVDVFAAVAEALNR
- a CDS encoding DUF4331 domain-containing protein; translated protein: MAAFATTLALPALSSSHREAPFITEMPKVDGTDFYMFRSYEPGREGFVTLIANYLPLQDAYGGPNYFNLDPQAIYEIHIDNDGDAIEDLTFQFDFDLSFTPAVLDIDGAQISVPLINIGPIGPDAADTDFVGVKESYQLRMISGDRRTGTSTLAENSELGGSEFAKPVDNIGTKSFSDYAAYADDHIWDISIPGCGQGRVFAGQRAEGFVVNLGEVFDLVNLNPFGPRDGRSNVIGNTNITSLALELPISCLTGGQGAIIGAWTTASLPQGRILNPATQAPANADSNTGPAVEGGAPVQVSRLGSPLVNEVVIGLDRKDAFNASEPKDDLNQFAAFVTNPSLPVLLDILFNEGGGELVPATPRNDLVAAFVTGITADVNGSSFNFTQPQNQSGVGEMLRLNTAVPATARADQSDLGFLACDLSGFPNGRRPIDDVVDIALNVVLGAVDGTNQNSLQTCDVSGPEPVVVNAGAVANDGAKPDPSAYLERFPYLAPPFAGAGA
- a CDS encoding DUF2938 domain-containing protein — translated: MSVTFHVIALGIGATLIVDLWAWLRLRIFHIQQPDYALVGRWFGHMPHGRFRHQRIGDSTPIRGELIIGWTMHYLIGIAFAALLIGFTGPTWLHTPKLLPALTLGVTSVAAPFVLMQPALGAGLAARATPQPGRARAHSLATHAIFGIGLYLTAVALKTLS